Below is a window of Paramagnetospirillum magneticum AMB-1 DNA.
AAGGCAAGGGGAGACGCCGCCATGACCATTCGACGCAAGCTGATCGCCGGAAACTGGAAGATGAACGGGCTGAAGGCCGATGGTCTGGCGCTGGCCAAGGGCCTCGCCGACAAGCTGGCGTCCGCTTCTCCCAATTGCGACATGCTGGTCTGTCCGCCCTTCACCCTGATCGCGCCGGTGGCCGATGCCCTGGCCGGGTCCAAGCTGGCCGTCGGCGGCCAGGATTGCCATGCCAAGACCTCGGGTGCCCATACCGGCGATACCTCGCCCGCCATGCTGGCCGATCTGGGCTGCAAATACGCCATCGTCGGCCATTCCGAGCGCCGCACCGACCACGCCGAGACCGATAACGTGGTCAAGGCCAAGGCCGCCGCCGCTCTCAGCGCCGGTCTGGTCGCCATCGTCTGCATCGGCGAGACCCTGGCCCAGCGCGACGCCGGCCAGACCAT
It encodes the following:
- the tpiA gene encoding triose-phosphate isomerase, whose amino-acid sequence is MTIRRKLIAGNWKMNGLKADGLALAKGLADKLASASPNCDMLVCPPFTLIAPVADALAGSKLAVGGQDCHAKTSGAHTGDTSPAMLADLGCKYAIVGHSERRTDHAETDNVVKAKAAAALSAGLVAIVCIGETLAQRDAGQTIEVNRSQLNGSLPEGANAANTVIAYEPVWAIGTGRVATPAQAQEVHAAIRAELARLVGAEEAGKMRILYGGSMKPDNAKELLALPDVDGGLIGGAALKVADFWAIAESC